The following coding sequences lie in one Campylobacter sp. RM16189 genomic window:
- a CDS encoding response regulator, translating into MRVLIVENEIYLAQSMATKLGDLGYECEIARTVKEGLKDEYFDVVLLSATLPGEDFYKIIHKFKNSIIILLITYISNDTVSNPIKAGVSDYIQKPFMIEELVRKIRHFEEFKRLQSFIRTYQDYLNYHFKAVSNLNFDFRRFKLPMLIKCNKIINADNFVFEYAKALNLSFKFIPLDQNIDFETISKDNPRSLLYFSNFQMLRSEDKNKIYNLAMKRKLIISSTNPNETANFEILNITTDEKNFQIDEILTIDDYIKHIIINYQENYPDTELSKKLGISRKSLWEKRKRYDVVKKK; encoded by the coding sequence ATGAGAGTTTTAATAGTAGAAAATGAAATTTACTTAGCTCAGAGCATGGCAACCAAGCTTGGAGATCTGGGTTATGAGTGCGAGATAGCAAGGACGGTTAAAGAGGGTCTTAAGGATGAATACTTCGATGTGGTGCTACTTTCTGCGACATTGCCGGGAGAGGATTTTTATAAAATCATTCATAAATTTAAAAACTCTATCATCATCTTGCTCATCACTTATATCAGCAATGATACGGTTTCAAATCCGATAAAAGCGGGCGTAAGCGACTATATCCAAAAGCCGTTTATGATAGAAGAGCTTGTGCGAAAGATTAGGCATTTTGAAGAGTTTAAGAGACTTCAAAGCTTCATAAGGACATATCAGGACTATCTAAACTACCATTTCAAAGCGGTTTCTAACCTAAATTTTGATTTTAGGAGATTTAAATTGCCCATGCTTATAAAATGTAATAAGATAATAAATGCCGATAATTTCGTATTCGAATATGCAAAGGCTCTAAATTTATCCTTTAAATTTATCCCGCTTGATCAAAATATTGATTTTGAAACGATATCCAAAGATAACCCAAGATCGCTTTTGTATTTTTCAAATTTTCAAATGTTAAGAAGCGAAGATAAAAACAAAATTTATAATCTTGCAATGAAACGAAAGCTCATCATTAGCTCGACAAATCCGAACGAGACTGCAAATTTTGAAATTTTAAACATTACGACAGACGAGAAAAATTTCCAGATAGACGAAATTCTCACAATTGACGATTATATAAAACATATTATCATTAATTATCAAGAGAACTATCCTGACACCGAGCTTAGCAAAAAACTTGGAATTTCACGAAAATCGCTTTGGGAAAAGAGAAAGAGATATGATGTCGTCAAGAAAAAATAA